A segment of the Acidimicrobiales bacterium genome:
GTCGGGCGCTGGCGGCTCCAGCCGGCCGACGCGGTGGTGGCCGACCCGTCCCGGCGGGGCCTCGGCCGTGACGCCGCCGCCGTACTGGCCGCCACCGGCGCCACCCGGCTGGTGCTGGTGGCGTGCGACGCCGCCGCCCTCGGTCGCGACGTCGCCCTGCTGGCCGGGCACGGCTTCGGCCTGGCCGACGCCGTGCTGGTCGACCTGTTCCCCCAGACCTCGCACGTCGAGGTGGTCGCCCGGTTCGACCGTGGGTGAGTCATCCGGTGGCGCCGGCGGCGCCGTACGACTCCCGATGGCCGGGCGCTCCGACGATCTCACCTCCGCGAGCGACGCGTCGCTCGTCGTCGCCATCGGGCGCTACCGCCAGGCCGCCCTGGCCGAGGCCTACCGCCGCCACGGTGGTGCGGTGTTCGGCCTGGCCCGGCGGCTGCTCGGTGACCCGGTCAAGGGGGAGGAGATCGTGCAGGAGGTCTTCCTGCGCTTGTGGCAGCGGCCCGAGGCCTTCGACCCCGACCGGGGCTCCCTGCGCTCGTACCTGCTCGCCACCACGCACGGGCGGGCGGTCGACCTGCTGCGCTCCGAGGGCTCGAGGCGTCGGCGTGAGGAGCGCGACGCCCTCCTCACGGCCGAGGCCGGCTACGACCTCGAGCGGGAGGTGTGGGACCTGTCCGTCTCGGAGCGGGTCCAGCAGGCCGTGGCCGCGCTGCCCGACGGGGAGCGGCGGGCGATCGAGCTGGCGTACTTCCGTGGGTACACCTACCGGGAGGTGGCGGGGCTGCTCGACGAGCCGGAGGGCACCGTGAAGAGCCGCATCCGCGCCGGCCTGTCGCGGATGCGGTCCGCGCTGGTCGAGTCGGGCCTCGGAGCGGGAGGTGGCCCGGCGTGGGACTGACCCACCGAGAGATCGAGGACCTCCTCGGCGCCCACGCCCTCGACGCCGTCGACCCCGACGAGCGCGCCGTCGTCGAACGCCACCTGGCCGGCTGCCCGCGCTGTCGGGCCGAGGTGGTCGAGTACCGGGAGGTGGCGGCGCTGCTCGCCCACGGCGGCGGGCCCGCGCCGGCAGGGGTGTGGGACCGCATCGCCGACGGGCTCGACGAGGGCGTGGCGCCCGTCGCCCCTCCCGTGCTGGGCCGCGGTCCGGACGACGCGCCGGTGGTGGTGCTCGCCGACCGGGCCCGGCGCCGGGGCCGGCTCGGCCCGGGCCGGATCGGTCTGGCGGCGGCCGGTGTGGCCGCGGCAGCGGTGATCGGCGTGCTGGGGTGGCGGGTGGTCGAGCAGGACCGGCGCCTCGACGAGCTGGCCACCAGCATGGGCGACGACGCCATGGCCCGGGCGGCCAGCGTGGCGATGGCCGATCCCGACTCGCGCCACGCCGAGCTGGCCGCGCCCACCGGTGAGATGGAGGCCGTGGCGGTGGTGACCGTGGAGGGTGACGCCTACCTGTTGGGCGACCGGCTGCCCAGCCTGCCCGCCGATCGCACGTACCAGCTCTGGGGCGTTCTCGACAGCGGCGAGGTGGTGTCGCTGGGGTTGCTCGGCAACCGGCCCGGGGTCGAGGCGTTCCACGCCCCGGCCAACGTGGGCACCCTCGCGGTCACCGACGAGCCCGCCGGGGGCGTGGTGGTGTCGGGTGCCCCGCCGATGGTGGTCGGCGAGCTGGCGTAGCCGGCTCTACGTGCGGGACTGCTTCCAGTCGTCGAGGTGCTGGTGGAAGTCGCCCCACTGGTCAGCGTCGACGGCCAGGTGGGCGGTGGCCGGCTCGGTCGTCAGGGGTTCGGCCGCCGCGGGCGCGGCTGCGGCCTCGATGTCGGACACCCTGCGGTAGGCCCGCTCGCCGGCACGGCGCTCGGCCCGCTCGGGCCGGTGTGACCACTCGACCCAGATCACCGCGATCCAGCCCCACAGCCACAGGTCGCCGCCCACCTTCATGATGGCGCCCGCGAGCTGCTGGTCGAACGTGTCGGTGATGCCGCCCACCTGCGGCGCGAGCTCGTACAGCCGGTAGATGGGGAAGGTCGCCCAGGTGAGGAACCCGGCCGGCACCAGGGCGGGCACCGACACCACGAACAGGTAGACCATCTTCATGGGGTCGGTGAATCGGTCTTCCTCGAGGGGGCCCCGCACCGGCCACCACATGAGCAGCCCCCCGACCACCCACACCAGGTCGAGCCCGAACGAGCCCAGCTGGTTGCCGCGGAGGCTGTCGACCGTGATCGGCATCTGGGTGAGGAGGAGCACGGCCGTGGCGATCAGCACGCCAGGCACGAACCGGGTGACCGCGTGGAGGACGCGGCGGAAGCGGCCCTCGCCCACCACCCGGCGGGCCAGCCAGTCGGGGATGCCCTTCAGCAGCAGCGGCGGGGCCACGTAGACCATGAGGAGGTACTGGATCATGTGGGCGAAGGCCAGGTAGCCCGTGCCGAGCGTGCCGATCGGCCAGTCGAGGGCCACCCAGAGCACCACCAGCCCCGACACGAACCAGGCCACCTGGCGCCGGGTGACCGCGGCGTGGGGAGGATCGCCGGGGCGGCCGGGCCGGGTGACGCCCCGCAGGTAGACGGCCCCGATGCCGAGCAGGAACAGCCACACCCCGGGGTAGGCGCGCCAGGTCCAGCTCCAGGGCTCCTTCAACGCCGAGCACCACCAGCTCACCGGATCAGTCTGGCCCATCGGCGCCCCGCAGCCGAAGTCGGCCGGAGCGGGGCGTCAGGGGCGGCGCTCGACCCGGCCGTAGCCGTCGCGGTGCAGGGCCGTGATCCGGTCGAGGTCGAGCAGCGAGCCGCCGATGCGCACGGTGCCCTCCCCGAGGTCGACCTCCTGGAGTGGCCCGGCGATGGCCAGCGGGAGCGTCGTCTCCACCGTGATGCGCTCGCCCCCGTCCAGCGCGGCCAGCAGGTGGGCCTCGAAGGCCGGCACGGTGCGCGCGACCAGTTTGGTGCTGGTGGACGACACCATGGTCCCCCTCCGCGGTCTTGGCGCCACTGAACCGTCCCGGGGTGTCGGCGTCCAGGGACTCTCGTCACTGGCGGACAGGCCGGAGGGCTCTGGGGAGATGGTGCATCCGCGCTACGCGCGCCTGGTGCGCCCCCTGGGATTCGAACCCAGAACCTGCGGATTAAGAGTCCGTTGCTCTGCCGTTGAGCTAGAGGCGCGGCGAGTTGGGCAGTGTAGTCGGCCGCGGCTGCGGCCTTCCCGGCGGCCCTCGGCGCGCGGGCACACCGAGGGCCGCCCGCGAACGGGCGGCCCTCGGGGCACGTGGGTGACCGAGGGGACTCGAACCCCCGACCTCCAGGGCCACAACCTGGCGCTCTAACCACCTGAGCTACGGCCACCAGGGAGCGTCAAGCATGGCACAGGGCGGCGGTGCCGCCGCGCGAGGCTGGCGCCGGTGGAGAGCGCCGCCGAGCCTCGGGTGAGCCGGAACGTGAAGGTGCTCGGCCTCGTGTCGTTCTTCCAGGACACGGCCAGCGAGATGCTCTATCCCGTCCTGCCGCTGTTCCTCACGGGCGTGCTCGGCGCCCCACCCTCGGTCGTCGGGTTGATCGAGGGCGTCGCCGAGGGCACCGCGTCGGGGATGCGGGCGGTCTCCGGTCGCCTGGCCGACCTGCGCCGCCGGCGGCCTCTCATCGCCACCGGTTACGGCGTGTCGTCGGTCTCCAAGCTGCTCATCGGCTTCGCCTTCGGCTGGCCCCTCGTGCTGGTGGCCCGCTTCGTCGACCGCGTCGGCAAGGGGCTGCGGGGACCGCCCCGTGACGCTCTCATCGCCGACGACAGCACCGGCGGTCAGCGCGGCCGGGCCTTCGGCTTCCACCGCGCCGCCGACACCGCCGGCGCGGTGGTCGGTCCGCTCCTCGGGCTGGCGCTGTACGAGCTGCTGGGGCAGCGCATCCGGCCGCTGTTCTTCGTGGCCTTCGTGCCGGCCGCCATCAGCGTGGGCCTCATCTTCCTGGTGCACGAGCGGCCCCACCCGATCCACCGGGGGGCGCACGGCACCGCCTCCCGCCGCGACCTGCCCACGGGGTACTGGCGCGTGCTCGTGTTCCTCACCGTGTTCGGTCTCGTCAACTTCTCGGACGCCCTGCTGATCCTCCGGGCCAAGGAGCTGGGCCTCGGGTTCGCGTCCATCGTCATCGTGTACACCCTCTACAACGTCGCCTACGCGGCGTTGAGCTACCCGGCCGGCGCGGTGTCCGACCGGCTGCCGCGACGCCTCGTGTTCGCGGCCGGCCTGGCCGTGTTCGCGGTGGCGTACACCGGGCTGGGCGCGGCCTCGTGGGCCGGCTGGGTGTGGGTGCTGCTGCCGCTCTACGGCTGCTACACGGCGCTGACCGACGGCGTGGGCCGGGCCTGGCTGGCCGACTTGGTGCCGCCCGGCCTCGTCGGCACCGGCTTGGGGCTCCAGGCCGGGGT
Coding sequences within it:
- a CDS encoding sigma-70 family RNA polymerase sigma factor produces the protein MAGRSDDLTSASDASLVVAIGRYRQAALAEAYRRHGGAVFGLARRLLGDPVKGEEIVQEVFLRLWQRPEAFDPDRGSLRSYLLATTHGRAVDLLRSEGSRRRREERDALLTAEAGYDLEREVWDLSVSERVQQAVAALPDGERRAIELAYFRGYTYREVAGLLDEPEGTVKSRIRAGLSRMRSALVESGLGAGGGPAWD
- a CDS encoding anti-sigma factor gives rise to the protein MGLTHREIEDLLGAHALDAVDPDERAVVERHLAGCPRCRAEVVEYREVAALLAHGGGPAPAGVWDRIADGLDEGVAPVAPPVLGRGPDDAPVVVLADRARRRGRLGPGRIGLAAAGVAAAAVIGVLGWRVVEQDRRLDELATSMGDDAMARAASVAMADPDSRHAELAAPTGEMEAVAVVTVEGDAYLLGDRLPSLPADRTYQLWGVLDSGEVVSLGLLGNRPGVEAFHAPANVGTLAVTDEPAGGVVVSGAPPMVVGELA
- a CDS encoding cytochrome c oxidase assembly protein; protein product: MSWWCSALKEPWSWTWRAYPGVWLFLLGIGAVYLRGVTRPGRPGDPPHAAVTRRQVAWFVSGLVVLWVALDWPIGTLGTGYLAFAHMIQYLLMVYVAPPLLLKGIPDWLARRVVGEGRFRRVLHAVTRFVPGVLIATAVLLLTQMPITVDSLRGNQLGSFGLDLVWVVGGLLMWWPVRGPLEEDRFTDPMKMVYLFVVSVPALVPAGFLTWATFPIYRLYELAPQVGGITDTFDQQLAGAIMKVGGDLWLWGWIAVIWVEWSHRPERAERRAGERAYRRVSDIEAAAAPAAAEPLTTEPATAHLAVDADQWGDFHQHLDDWKQSRT
- a CDS encoding MFS transporter, producing the protein MLYPVLPLFLTGVLGAPPSVVGLIEGVAEGTASGMRAVSGRLADLRRRRPLIATGYGVSSVSKLLIGFAFGWPLVLVARFVDRVGKGLRGPPRDALIADDSTGGQRGRAFGFHRAADTAGAVVGPLLGLALYELLGQRIRPLFFVAFVPAAISVGLIFLVHERPHPIHRGAHGTASRRDLPTGYWRVLVFLTVFGLVNFSDALLILRAKELGLGFASIVIVYTLYNVAYAALSYPAGAVSDRLPRRLVFAAGLAVFAVAYTGLGAASWAGWVWVLLPLYGCYTALTDGVGRAWLADLVPPGLVGTGLGLQAGVGGVAAFVAGVWAGLAWGGTGQVPLLISGIAAGVLAVVLAAGGARLEGAAGRHVRSA